The Trichosurus vulpecula isolate mTriVul1 chromosome 4, mTriVul1.pri, whole genome shotgun sequence genome contains a region encoding:
- the LOC118848868 gene encoding DNA polymerase epsilon subunit 3-like has translation MAEGPEDLNLPNAVITRIIKEALPHGVNISKEARSAISRAASMFVLYATSCANNFAMKGKRKTLNAADVLSAMEEMEFQRFISPLKEALDAYRREQKGKKETSEQKKKDKDRTDSEEQDESREDDNDEDDERMEEEEQNDEEEVDN, from the coding sequence ATGGCGGAAGGGCCAGAGGACCTGAACCTTCCCAACGCCGTCATCACCAGGATCATCAAGGAGGCGCTCCCCCACGGCGTCAACATCTCCAAAGAGGCCCGAAGTGCCATCTCTCGGGCTGCCAGCATGTTCGTGCTGTACGCCACGTCCTGTGCAAACAACTTTGCGATGAAAGGAAAACGAAAGACCCTAAATGCTGCTGATGTGCTATCAGCAATGGAAGAGATGGAATTTCAGCGATTCATTTCCCCTTTGAAAGAAGCACTAGATGCATATAGGCGTGAAcagaaaggtaagaaggaaacttcagagcaaaaaaaGAAGGATAAAGATAGAACAGATTCCGAGGAGCAAGACGAGAGCAgggaagatgataatgatgaggatgatgaaagaatggaagaggaagagcagAATGATGAAGAAGAGGTTGACAATTGA